From one Chanodichthys erythropterus isolate Z2021 chromosome 3, ASM2448905v1, whole genome shotgun sequence genomic stretch:
- the LOC137017202 gene encoding nuclear factor 7, brain-like — protein MASLYEDDFSCPVCHEIFKAPVLLSCSHSFCKECLQQFWRTKETQECPVCRRKSSRDDPPCNLVLKNLCELFLKERNERRSSGSEEICSLHSEKLKLFCLDDKQPVCLVCRDSQKHDNHKFRPFSEAVLSYKEEFNTALESLKWKLKCRERIIGEFEETVQHIKSQAEHTEHQIKQQFEKLHRFLRDEEEATITALREEEEQKKQMMKEKLEEMNRHISALLHTIRDMEEMMKDNDVCFLKKFPVSMERVQSLQSDPQMPSGALIHVSSYLGNLQFRVWKKMQDIVQYTPVILDPNTAHPSLVLSKDLTSMACGLINQLLPNNPERFDKYFCVLGSEGFNSGTHCWDVEVNERSSWSLGVTTASKRRKGRVFFNTDVWSVMYGPFQLPGFPVKLKLDHVRVYLDYDRGTVSFSDPVTNTHLHTFTPTFTDPVFPFFYSQFPLRILPLSSQ, from the exons ATGGCTTCACTGTATGAAGATGATTTTTCTTGTCCCGTGTGTCATGAAATCTTCAAGGCTCCTGTTCTTCTGTCATGTAGTCACAGTTTCTGTAAAGAGTGTCTTCAACAGTTCTGGAGAACCAAGGAAACTCAGGAGTGTCCTGTCTGCAGGAGAAAATCCTCAAGAGATGATCCTCCATGTAATCTTGTGTTGAAAAACTTGTGCGAGTTGTTCCTGAAGGAGAGAAATGAGAGGCGTTCATCGGGATCTGAGGAGATCTGCAGTTTACACAGTGAGAAACTCAAACTCTTCTGTCTAGACGACAAACAGCCTGTGTGTTTAGTGTGCAGAGATTCACAGAAACACGACAATCATAAATTTAGACCCTTCAGTGAAGCTGTTTTATCATATAAG GAAGAGTTCAATACAGCACTGGAGTCCTTAAAGTGGAAACTTAAATGCAGAGAAAGAATCATAGgagagtttgaggaaactgttcAACACATCAAG TCTCAAGCTGAGCACACAGAGCACCAGATTAAACAGCAGTTTGAGAAGCTTCATCGGTTTCTCAGAGATGAAGAAGAAGCTACAATCACTGCACTGAGGGAGGAAGAGGAGCAGAAGAAGCAGATGATGAAGGAGAAGCTGGAGGAGATGAACAGACACATCTCAGCTCTTTTACACACAATCAGAGACATGGAGGAGATGATGAAAGACAATGACGTCTGCTTTCTGAAG AAGTTTCCAGTCTCAATGGAAAG AGTCCAGAGCTTACAGTCGGATCCACAGATGCCTTCTGGAGCTTTGATTCATGTGTCAAGTTACTTGGGCAACCTGCAGTTCAGAGTCTGGAAGAAGATGCAGGACATCGTCCAATACA CTCCTGTGATTCTGGATCCAAACACGGCTCATCCATCTCTCGTCCTGTCTAAAGATCTGACCAGCATGGCATGTGGCTTGATCAATCAACTCCTTCCTAATAATCCAGAGAGATTCGACAAGTATTTCTGTGTTCTGGGTTCAGAGGGTTTTAACTCAGGAACACACTGCTGGGATGTGGAGGTTAATGAACGTTCATCCTGGAGTCTTGGAGTAACTACAGCATCAAAACGACGGAAAGGACGCGTTTTCTTTAACACTGATGTCTGGAGTGTGATGTATGGACCATTTCAACTGCCTGGTTTTCCTGTTAAACTGAAGCTTGATCATGTGAGAGTGTATCTGGACTATGACAGAGGAACGGTGTCATTCTCTGATCCTGTAACTAACACACatctacacacattcacacccACCTTCACTGACCCAGTTTTTCCATTCTTTTATAGTCAATTCCCTCTGAGAATCTTACCGCTCAGTAGTCAGTAG
- the jpt1b gene encoding jupiter microtubule associated homolog 1b, which produces MTTTTTFQGMEPGAKNSSRVLRPPGGASNISFGTDDEKPVRKNKMASSIFAEPDDPHAHRRNNPPGGEASGVLCGEPSAPLRRCQPAIVYDNGAPAERPANSVDQNEYEQENNEEAVEQKEEAAQPSAPSPANPSGRRNPPGGKSSLILG; this is translated from the exons ATGACTACGACGACCACTTTCCAAGGCATGGAGCCTGGTGCCAAAAACAGTTCCAG GGTGTTGCGTCCCCCTGGTGGAGCCTCTAATATTTCCTTCGGCACAGATGATGAGAAGCCTGTGCGCAAAAACAAGATGGCCTCCAGTATCTTTGCTGAACCTGACGACCCTCACGCCCACCGGAGGAACAACCCGCcag GTGGAGAAGCGTCTGGTGTCCTGTGCGGTGAACCCTCGGCTCCTCTGAGACGGTGCCAGCCCGCCATAGTTTATGATAACGGCGCTCCTGCCGAACGGCCCGCCAACAGTGTG GATCAAAATGAATATGAGCAAGAGAACAACG AAGAGGCGGTGGAGCAGAAAGAGGAAGCCGCACAGCCTTCTGCCCCGTCTCCTGCCAACCCGTCCGGCCGGAGGAACCCACCCGGTGGCAAATCCAGTCTGATCCTGGGCTGA